The genomic interval CTTCAAAGTACCGAGACTGACCACTGAGAGGCAGCATTGTCATATATGAAAACCTAGTTGTTCGCCACATCTTtcaacatgaatgttttttttttttttgttacccagTTGACAAATGTGTCATCAATCTACTCAttcttgtgtgtgtgtacgtCATCATTtctttgaaaattaaaatgaattggtTTATAGTTggttttaatttgaattttaatCTAGTTCTAGCTAATATGGTTCTCCTGTCACCGAAATGGCAGCTAGTTTGTTCAAAAGCGATCAAATGACAatgaccattttttttcttctcaaaatattttcatgaaaACAGTTAGAGAAATTACAAAACagcaatttttttatttcatatttttcatAAAACAACGAAACTACTCGTCCATACATTCaatagataagaaaacaaaaacaaatcataTAGTAACTTCAAAACACAAagacaaaatacattttaaaactaaCTTTATGGCCTGGGgtttaaaatcaacaagaaaactAAAACATGGAGCACAAATAAgatgtttttaaaaactttttaatgatatctatatacagtatattagaaaTGTTGATATAGCTTTATTATTTGTAAATAAAATGAGTTATATCAAATTGATATCAAAatcacaaaattaaaaaatagatacaaaatataacatatactgtataatacgatgtatattatatactatatcTATATATTATTATGATTAGATTGGTTatatataattaatataatataaatatatttgtatAATATACTGCATATAATGTAtgaatatatttataattatatatatcatatacATAAGTAAcattatataaatgtgtgtgtgtgtgtatgtaaaaaaatattactcattttatatatattttatgtaaTATATATGTTTCGATTACATGTAAAATATTACATATATTATATACGTATATGTGTACAGGTAGACAGGTATAttaattatactgtatatatgtatatattactcatatatgttatatgtaatatatatattatttgttataaatatatatatattattcatatatacatatattgcatatatttatattattacaTTCATTTTATATAGATATATGATATttaatatacaaatatatataatatgtattacatatatacacatataaataaatatataaaaatataattttaattttatatacatataaaatacatttatatatttatattcttacattaattttatataaaatgatACAACAAAAtacatatatgtaatatatattaaaaatatataaaaaatataacgtatttgtatatatattaaatatatacatataaatacatatatagaaatattaaagtttaaatttaatatatatatcccttataatatattataatacattatatatattaataaacattataatatgtatatatatatatatatatatatatatatatatatatatatatatatatatatatatatatatatatatataaatatataatctgTTATACAAcaagaaaattaaaaacaaagaaaaaaatgtgtgaataaatatttaatatttacatattttatgTCTAGGACCATTTCTGATGGCAATAAAATTAGATTTTATTTTGGAGAATTGCCACTtctgaattagaaaaaaaaaaagaagcaaaaaGCCATAAATGAAAGTCATATAATTCTTCCTGATGTGTCGGTGAATCCCGTGTTTTGTCCTTATCTGGGATGACGTCGTTTTGTACGAGCGGATGTCACGTGACGTGATCGTCCCACGCGAGCGAGTTCAAGGTAACGTCAAGCACTCAGCAGCTATCGAGCCTGGATCGGCGCAGGACCGAAGCCCCCCGTCGCCGTCTCAACGACGGCCGCAAGGTGACGCCCTCGCTGAGTTTGAGCCTGGCGATGCCACCCGCCTGATCCAGTTTTTTGGCGCTGCAGGTCGGAGTGGGCACCCTCTGAGTGTTCCCGAACTTGGAGTAGTCCACCGCGTAGACGCCGTCCTCTTCGGACACGGTGGGTACGAATCGGTGCCCCCACAGGATCTCCTCGGACACGTAGGAGGTCCTGGCCTGCGTGGTGATACCTGTGGTCTCCACCACGCCTTCCAGAATCACCACCACCTCCACCTCGTCGCGCTGCAGGTCCTCGGCGGACACGCCGTAGAGTGGGCTGTCCTTGTCGATGACGTGGCAGACGATGATGGGCGAGACCAGGAAGACGGCGTTGGTGCCCACCGGGTTATCGATGTGGACGTCGATCTGGTCCAAGGGCAGCAGCTCGCCTTCGTCGGTGGCGCTGCGGCGGACCACCTGCATGCGCACGGTGGCGCAGAGGATCATGCTCTTGCGCAGGTCGCCGATGCGCACCATGAAGCACAAGCGGTTGTTGCGCACCGAGACCACGGCGTGCTTGCTGAAGATGAGCGTCTCGGCGCGCCGGTGCGCCTGCGCCGTCTTCATGAAGATGCAGCCCAGCATGATGGCGTTAATGAGGAGGCCGGCGATGTTCTGCGCGATCAGCACCAGGATGGCGGACCAGCACTCCTCCGTCACCATGCGGGCGCCGAAGCCGATGGTCACCTGCACCTCGATGGAGAAGAGGAAAGCCGAGGCGAAGGAGCGGATTTCCGTGACGCACGGCGTCCAATCGGAGCGCTCGCGCGGGTCCAGGTCCCCGTGCGCGAAGGCCAGCAGCCACCACATCATGGCGAAGAGGAGCCAGCTGCACAGGAAGGACATGGTGAAGATGATGAGCGTGTGAAGCCACTTGAGATCCACCAGCGTGGTGAAGACGTCCTGCAGGAAGCGGCCCTGCTCGCGGATGTTGGTGTGCGCCACGTTACACGCGCCGTTCTTGGCCACGAAGCGAGCCTTGCGCGCTTTGGCCTTCGACTTGGGCTGCTGGACGTCCTCGGCCAGGCGCGTCAGCAGGTAGTCCTCCGGAAGCTGGAGGCCCTTTCGAGACAACATGATTGCGGGCGGGCGGGCGAGCGAGCGTCAAACGCCGCTGGTGCAGCGGCTGAGCTCCTTCCTCTTGTCTTATAGCGTTATTAGCCTTCCCGCAATCGGTGGGGGGATTCCTCGTCCTCAGCTGCCACCGTCATTCACGGTGCACCATGCACCTCCCCCCCATGCTGAAGCGGCAGGCACCCGGCGTAATGTGAGAATGCGCCTCGCAGCCAGTTTTTGCTGGAGGATGACGGTCCAAGCTTCAAGATGAGATGGGGGTAGGGAGGACGATGGTGCTTCCACCATGCAACTCGGTCCTCTCCTTGCCGCCAAGAGGGTTTTTACGCGTTTTTGTTACGCGGGAAACAAAACTATAGCTTATTGTTCTGTTCTGTTCTATTCTATTATAGTTAATTATTATCAACCCTGACGGcgcgagacgtccaatttattcgAGCGAATGAATAAATATACCTAGTAGATGTGAGATCAAGCGGGTTCAATCCTAGGTCAGGGTCagtaaagcctttttttttcccctggaaaaatacaaataaataagtaaatatgtatagtatagtatagtatagtatagtatagtatagtatagtatagtatagtatagtatagtatagtatagtatagtatagtatggtAAAGTATGACCATTTTAAGCATggcgttttattattatttttttaaaaatcaaaaaggaCCATTTATAGTAaagtgtttcattttttttttcttgatcaaAACAGTCCATGTATactaaggtgttttttttttaaataaaaaatgacccTTTGTTGtaagatgttttattttttaacgtaATAAGACATTGTATAGTATAAAAAAGTCCATGTCTAGCAAagtgtttaattttttattataatttttttaattttaaaaaaagaccatgtatagtaaggcgtttattttatttttatttattttttttttatgaaaaaaagaattttgtaaattttaataaaaaaaagttttaataaaAAAGACCATTTTGTtgggtgtttttgttttagtaaaaaaaaaaaatgtttcgtaaggtgtttaatttttaataataaaaaaagaacacgtatagtgttttgttttgtttttctctagCAAAAAAGACCATCTGTAgtgaagtgttttttgtttttgtttttttaaataaaaagaccATTTATAGTAAggtgttttgttttaaataaaaaataacaatggTTTGTAaggcgttttttaaataaaccccccccccacctttttttaaataaaaaaagaccatgtatagtaagatgttttatttatgtattttctaATAAAAAACTGACCATTTATATAGTGAGgtgtttcatttattttacttttatttatttttattttttttacgaaaaagacatggtattgagtttttttttttttttttttttttttttttaaatataaaatgacCATTTCCAGtaaggttttttatttttctttttaaataaaaaaataatttttggaagtttttttttttaatcaaaaaaaaaaaaaaagtccatggaaagtaaagtgttttttttttaataaaaaaatgactATGTAtagtaatgtgttttttttgtaataaagaaaaaagcccATGTACagtgaggtttttttttatttatttttatttttttaagtaaaaaaagacCATTTATAGTTAGgcgttttgttttaaataaaaaataacaatgttttgtaaggtgttttttaaataaccccttcccccccttttttaaaataaaaaatgaccatgtatagtaagatgtttcatttatgtattttctAATAAAAAACTGACCATTTATAGTgaggtgttttatttattttactcattaatctttttttttttttttttaactaaaaggaCATTgtatagtgatttttttttttttaatataaaaaaagtccatGGATAGCaaggtgtttttttaaataaaaaatgaccatgtatagtaatgtgttttttttttaaataaataaaaaagcccaTGTatagtgagtttttttttttttttttttttttttaaaagactatttatagtaaggcatttatttaaataaaaaagatgtTTCATaaagtgtttttgttttaatcaaaaaagACAGTTTTGCAAAATATTTGTTTAAACAAAAAAGACCATTTATAGTAGGTCGTTCTCAATTCAATTCtataaacaaaaaaagaccatgtatagtaaggcaaaaaaaccccccaaaaaacccaTGTATAATAGGGTGTTTTTGTTCTCAGAAGAAAAGATGCAGGAAGCACAGTAGTTGAGTGGTTAGCAGGGTACCTCACAGTTGTGAGTTctagggttcaatcccaggttAGGATGAGTAATCCAAAACAACCACGCATTGTTAAGTTGGTTGTTCTGAAAGGAAACAACCACAGACTTTAGCaagtctttttatttttacaaaataaacatgTAATTGGACCCAGTtccaattggattggacatttatacATGTCAACGGAATCCAACAGAGGGCAATCTAAACTTCATATACAGTACCATCATATGTCTTTTATTAACAAGCATTTCACATTGTTACATATTATTATacaatatgaataaaaaattaatGTAAATATCCCGACGATCAATTGCACTTTGAATGTCTTTATTTTGTCGGCGACGTCTTCCTGTCTGTGCTACTTGTCGGCTTGCACGAAGGAGGCGAAGACGCTGTCCGGCTTGTCCAGCAGCGCTCCCGGTCGGTCGTGCTCCAGGATCAGCCCCCGCTTCATCACGATCACAGAATCGGCGTTTAAGATGGTGTGGACGCGGTGCTGTCACAGGGAAAACAACGTCAAAAGCGGGAGGGACGGCGCCGATTCGCGCCAGCTTACCGCTATGGTGACCACCGTCCTGTCGGCGAACGCCGTCATCACCACTTTCTGCAAGATGCTCTCCTGCGTGAGAACATTTTTGTTGATGTGTAAATGGACAAATTTGGACAAAAACTAGGAAAACTACTCACTCACTACTGTACTCAAAATgttattgcacatccactcagtgggtggcagtggcactctaattttcaactctaattttcagagtgtgtgcagtaattttgaaccaaacaagagcacacagcaaagagcactggagatatgaaaagctaagacaagggAATATGACGAAATGTATGATAGTGTTAGGCCTTTGGctatgacttttaatacagtgggagatgaggaaagacctgtctgtttgctgtgtctAAAAATTTTTGCAGCTGACAGAAAAAttggcactataaggcgcacatgACAATAAGCCAAtacacaccaaatttgacatgaaaacggcatttgtacatagataagccgcactggactataagctgcagctgtcctcactgtattatgggatgtttacaccaaaagatattaaccggtaacactttatttgacagcagcatctgtCATAGACGGAGGCGTCacatcccattaggcaaaccaggaaaTTGCCTGGGGCCCCAAGAGgggcaacagatttagcacacacagctttactgcactgtcgcataaAACCATGGAATCACTCGGCAGATAATCTAATATATCTgatatcaatcccaatcagcattAACCATGTCaggtagattatacatgtttaagaaaatcCAATCAGCTATCAATACCACATGATTCTTTACAGAGTCACTCACACAGTACtgtctggaaagtccttgctgAGTTGTTtaacgttgattttcacaggccacctcaatattcatgtgactacttaaagaaatggtgctttttccaaaaaagtctattaatgggtctatcgtattcctcgttcaATActgtataagaaaaatataacatatatgcatcgaaactaatcctaaacgatttttattagcaattttaatactccttttagcaaggtttctTGGGTATGCACACGTTCCCTTAGCAACCAGTCctcttattgtcctacgtcacaagcgctgcgtattctgggagcgagaataagcgtaaggtgcgcatttcgagcaaaggacagccacctgttaaaatgtgtgcgtccgtgaacgaatgtaagtaccgtattggcccgaatatacagtgccttgccaaagtattcggcccccttgaatcttgcaacctttcaccacatttcaggcttcaaacataaagatatgaaatttaatttttttgtcaagaatcaacaacaagtgggacacaatcgtgaagtggaacaacatttattggataatttcaacttttttaacaaataaaaaactgaaaagtggggcgtgcaatattattcggcccctttactttcagtgccgcaaactcactccagaagttcagtgaggatctctgaatgatccaatgttgtcctaaatgaccgatgatgataaatagaatccacctgtgtgtaatcaagtctccgtataaatgcacctgctctgtgatagtctcagggttctgtttaaagtgcagagagcattatgaaaaccgaggaacacacca from Corythoichthys intestinalis isolate RoL2023-P3 chromosome 5, ASM3026506v1, whole genome shotgun sequence carries:
- the kcnj11 gene encoding ATP-sensitive inward rectifier potassium channel 11 gives rise to the protein MLSRKGLQLPEDYLLTRLAEDVQQPKSKAKARKARFVAKNGACNVAHTNIREQGRFLQDVFTTLVDLKWLHTLIIFTMSFLCSWLLFAMMWWLLAFAHGDLDPRERSDWTPCVTEIRSFASAFLFSIEVQVTIGFGARMVTEECWSAILVLIAQNIAGLLINAIMLGCIFMKTAQAHRRAETLIFSKHAVVSVRNNRLCFMVRIGDLRKSMILCATVRMQVVRRSATDEGELLPLDQIDVHIDNPVGTNAVFLVSPIIVCHVIDKDSPLYGVSAEDLQRDEVEVVVILEGVVETTGITTQARTSYVSEEILWGHRFVPTVSEEDGVYAVDYSKFGNTQRVPTPTCSAKKLDQAGGIARLKLSEGVTLRPSLRRRRGASVLRRSRLDSC